One region of Citrus sinensis cultivar Valencia sweet orange chromosome 6, DVS_A1.0, whole genome shotgun sequence genomic DNA includes:
- the LOC102610499 gene encoding transcription factor TCP5: MCTKNNEIRSHEMITSSKEAVCSSKQEGNTGEGKIIITKASSSSAWLRLKDPRIVRVSRAFGGKDRHSKVCTIRGLRDRRVRLSVPTAIQLYGLQDRLGLNQPSKVVDWLLNAAKDEIDELPPLPALIPPENFGLNNHHQEITLSSNGNEAAGGAGSSQISSKQGSFSIKNWESADPRSDNAWSSEEAFWRAADYKSKLATANANKENWTKESDHQYREKVQEPSSSINFLPRRPCATSTNSSLPPLSNNLFNNANALPFGPYYHLEPSNIPFSHHQYLASHGLNITSQTEDLHNFNVVQLPSPLSLSSAAAAGSQILVCPPLPPGAGAGATQPLVFPSQINHFQMLSPTNSSHGATANSHFQATPHTIRPFHLGMTSRFLPSHGGTASQSDKDKEFPSK, encoded by the coding sequence ATGTGCACCAAAAATAATGAGATTAGATCACATGAGATGATTACAAGCTCGAAAGAAGCAGTATGTTCTTCGAAACAAGAAGGTAATACAGGCGAGGGCAAGATCATAATCACTAAAGCTTCATCAAGTTCAGCATGGCTAAGATTGAAGGATCCACGGATTGTACGCGTGTCTCGTGCTTTCGGAGGTAAAGACAGGCACAGTAAAGTTTGCACCATAAGAGGATTGAGAGACAGGAGAGTAAGGCTTTCTGTTCCCACAGCTATCCAGTTATATGGTCTTCAGGACAGGCTTGGACTTAATCAACCAAGTAAGGTTGTTGATTGGTTGCTTAATGCGGCCAAGGATGAAATTGATGAACTCCCTCCTCTTCCAGCATTAATACCTCCTGAGAATTTTGGTCTAAATAACCATCATCAAGAAATTACTCTATCTTCTAATGGTAATGAAGCAGCTGGTGGTGCTGGTTCTTCTCAAATATCTAGCAAACAAGGCAGCTTCAGTATCAAAAATTGGGAAAGTGCAGATCCGAGATCAGATAACGCTTGGAGTTCTGAAGAAGCTTTTTGGAGGGCTGCTGATTATAAGTCCAAATTAGCAACAGCAAatgcaaataaagaaaactggACTAAAGAAAGTGATCATCAATATCGAGAGAAAGTACAAGAACCCTCATCATCAATCAACTTCTTACCTAGACGACCCTGTGCTACTTCTACTAATTCTTCCTTGCCACCACTAAgtaataatttgtttaataatgcAAATGCTTTGCCATTTGGTCCTTATTATCATTTGGAACCTTCAAATATTCCCTTCTCTCATCATCAATACTTGGCAAGTCATGGGTTAAATATAACATCCCAAACAGAAGACCTTCACAACTTTAATGTTGTGCAATTGCCATCCCCATTATCCCTATCATCCGCAGCCGCAGCCGGCTCTCAGATTTTGGTATGTCCACCACTACCACCTGGAGCAGGAGCAGGAGCAACACAACCATTAGTCTTCCCTTCACAAATTAATCACTTTCAAATGTTGAGCCCGACAAATTCATCACACGGTGCCACTGCAAATTCTCATTTCCAAGCTACTCCACACACCATAAGACCCTTCCATTTGGGCATGACCTCTAGGTTTCTTCCTTCTCACGGCGGCACTGCTAGTCAGTCAGATAAGGACAAGGAGTTTCCTTCTAAATAA